A single window of Deinococcus misasensis DSM 22328 DNA harbors:
- a CDS encoding DNA internalization-related competence protein ComEC/Rec2: MTLQEAFTRAGVAHFLALSGQHVAILVAVLEVLLRRFGRARHVFLMVFLMAYLALVGTEPSILRAVLQGMVVLLALALGRGKLDMLGTLALTALVSLTFYPKWLFDVGFQLSYLAVLGLLFTPDLASKIPEQVPRWLVYPLAATFCAELTTLPVVASQFNVLPWISPLSNLMLGPFMVILVPAGMLAGLLGPLGVLVNGVIGIVLTVFLWLISLFAQVPPLPWGNIGVAGLLVYLVWLVGVGLWLLNRLKPAHLLALTLAGMGITGLSPLLFPEQRIVYLDVGQGDSTLLQLGHFNVLIDGGGSPGSDFDVGAKTVVPALQKLGVFRLDVVVATHADTDHIEGLTSVIQQIPVGELWVGHLKTTDPVMQEVLQVAHEKHIPIRQVHRGNTLQVGQSVLQVLYPQPGHVSPEDNANSVALKLQKGKFSALFLGDLPSSVEDVLAPGPVTVLKVAHHGSRHSTSQAFVRQLQPEHAIISSGKNHYGHPHPDVLGRLQDVHARVWRTDQLGAVMLYLP, translated from the coding sequence CTGACGCTCCAGGAGGCTTTCACTCGGGCAGGGGTGGCCCACTTTCTGGCCCTGAGCGGTCAGCATGTGGCCATTCTGGTGGCTGTGCTGGAGGTCCTCCTCAGAAGGTTTGGCCGGGCGAGGCATGTCTTCTTGATGGTCTTTCTCATGGCTTATCTGGCTCTGGTGGGCACCGAACCCAGCATCTTGCGTGCAGTGCTGCAAGGCATGGTGGTTTTGCTTGCACTGGCTCTGGGAAGGGGAAAGCTGGACATGCTGGGTACCCTTGCCCTGACCGCTCTGGTCAGCCTGACGTTTTATCCCAAATGGCTGTTCGATGTGGGTTTTCAGCTGTCTTATCTGGCGGTGCTGGGCCTCCTGTTCACCCCCGATCTGGCCAGCAAAATTCCAGAGCAGGTCCCACGCTGGTTGGTTTACCCGCTGGCAGCAACGTTCTGTGCAGAACTCACCACGTTGCCTGTGGTGGCCAGCCAGTTCAATGTGTTGCCGTGGATCAGTCCTTTGAGCAATCTGATGCTCGGACCATTCATGGTGATTCTGGTTCCAGCAGGCATGCTGGCCGGTTTGCTGGGACCTCTGGGGGTTCTGGTCAATGGGGTGATCGGGATTGTCCTGACGGTGTTCCTCTGGTTGATTTCCCTGTTTGCACAGGTGCCACCGTTGCCTTGGGGAAACATTGGGGTGGCTGGCCTGCTGGTGTACCTGGTCTGGTTGGTGGGGGTGGGCCTGTGGTTGCTCAACCGCCTGAAACCTGCCCACCTGCTGGCCCTCACCCTTGCAGGAATGGGGATCACAGGTTTGTCCCCTTTGCTTTTTCCAGAGCAGCGCATTGTTTATCTGGATGTTGGGCAGGGAGACAGCACCTTGCTGCAACTCGGGCATTTCAACGTGCTCATTGACGGTGGAGGCAGTCCGGGCAGCGATTTCGATGTGGGCGCAAAGACTGTGGTGCCCGCCCTGCAAAAACTCGGGGTGTTCCGGCTGGATGTGGTGGTGGCCACCCATGCCGACACCGATCACATCGAAGGACTGACCAGTGTCATCCAGCAGATTCCGGTGGGAGAACTCTGGGTGGGGCACCTCAAAACCACGGATCCAGTCATGCAAGAGGTGCTGCAAGTCGCCCATGAGAAACACATTCCCATCCGTCAGGTGCACAGAGGGAACACCCTGCAGGTGGGCCAGAGTGTCCTGCAGGTGCTTTACCCTCAACCGGGTCATGTCAGCCCAGAAGACAACGCCAACAGCGTGGCCCTGAAACTGCAAAAAGGCAAGTTCAGTGCACTTTTTCTGGGAGATTTGCCTTCCAGTGTTGAAGATGTGCTTGCTCCGGGTCCGGTGACGGTCCTGAAAGTGGCCCACCATGGCAGCAGGCACTCCACCTCTCAGGCCTTTGTGAGGCAACTTCAACCTGAGCATGCAATCATCAGTTCAGGCAAAAACCATTATGGTCATCCACACCCTGATGTGCTGGGCAGGCTGCAAGATGTGCACGCCAGAGTGTGGCGCACAGACCAATTGGGGGCTGTCATGCTGTACTTGCCCTGA
- a CDS encoding GGDEF domain-containing protein: protein MRHLHVDLDKQFEQLELQLMRATLGIAALGSTAAYWVSISQYSWLYHVTLPFLLTAWLVLSLVVWQAPRTYPVVKHFYLGTTALYLLLCLNGFFEQSTAQPLFLAFSLWFPVQYMVIYVLYPSHLAHRLALGLLVVSLCSLVVHLGDLAKIDPTQLAWLIHFYVASVVTIMMSRYVILIKDKYVLAYREANSDALTGLYNRRYLEDQLNEVVTFAVRYDKTVSVLLLDLDHFKQINDLFGHATGDIILKGFAEVLHLHLPKNAIAGRWGGEEFMVILPDMDMHRAWQVAEFIHVVMRTIKFKKVGSVTISVGVSELASLDSIQTLIQRADQALYQAKGAGRNKTMPQLQDIPKSGQYPQVKAAKSL from the coding sequence ATGCGCCACCTCCATGTGGATTTAGACAAACAATTCGAGCAACTGGAACTGCAATTGATGCGGGCGACCTTGGGCATTGCTGCTCTGGGAAGCACCGCTGCGTACTGGGTTTCCATTTCGCAGTATTCGTGGCTGTACCACGTCACCTTGCCTTTTCTGTTGACGGCATGGCTGGTGCTCTCCTTGGTGGTCTGGCAGGCCCCGCGCACCTATCCAGTGGTCAAGCATTTTTACCTGGGCACCACAGCACTCTATTTGTTGCTTTGCCTGAACGGGTTTTTTGAACAGAGCACTGCACAACCGCTGTTTCTGGCGTTCAGCCTGTGGTTTCCAGTTCAGTACATGGTGATTTATGTCCTTTATCCGAGCCACCTTGCACACCGTCTGGCTCTCGGGCTTCTGGTGGTCAGTCTGTGCAGTCTGGTGGTGCACCTCGGGGATCTGGCCAAAATCGACCCGACCCAACTGGCATGGCTGATTCACTTTTATGTGGCTTCGGTGGTCACCATCATGATGTCGAGGTACGTGATCCTCATCAAGGACAAGTACGTTCTGGCTTACCGTGAGGCCAACAGCGATGCCCTGACCGGACTGTACAACCGCCGTTATCTGGAGGACCAGCTCAACGAAGTGGTGACTTTTGCTGTTCGATACGACAAAACCGTGTCGGTCTTGCTGCTGGACCTCGACCACTTCAAACAAATCAACGACCTGTTTGGACATGCCACTGGAGACATCATCCTGAAAGGCTTCGCAGAAGTGTTGCACCTGCACCTTCCCAAAAATGCGATTGCTGGCCGATGGGGTGGAGAAGAGTTCATGGTGATCCTGCCCGACATGGACATGCACCGGGCATGGCAGGTGGCGGAATTCATCCATGTGGTGATGCGCACCATCAAATTCAAGAAGGTCGGCAGTGTCACCATCAGTGTGGGGGTTTCTGAATTGGCTTCTCTGGATTCCATCCAGACCCTGATTCAGCGGGCCGATCAGGCGCTGTATCAGGCCAAAGGGGCAGGTCGCAACAAGACCATGCCCCAACTGCAAGACATCCCCAAAAGTGGGCAGTACCCTCAGGTGAAGGCCGCGAAATCCCTGTAA
- a CDS encoding ComEA family DNA-binding protein: protein MKPVYLLSLAFVVLGLWLVLDHLRTPRLRFETVRDMPTINQSVGVPPVSVAPVGTSHIRPVVSGPININTATLEQLVELPKVGPKLAQRIMEHRPYQSLKDLDQVKGIGEKMLSVLAPLVVF from the coding sequence ATGAAACCTGTTTATTTGCTTTCTCTGGCTTTCGTGGTGTTGGGTTTGTGGTTGGTGCTGGACCACCTGAGAACCCCCAGACTCCGTTTTGAAACCGTGCGTGACATGCCCACCATCAACCAGAGTGTGGGTGTGCCTCCCGTTTCTGTTGCCCCTGTGGGAACGTCACACATCCGTCCGGTGGTCTCTGGACCCATCAACATCAACACGGCAACACTTGAACAACTGGTGGAACTGCCCAAAGTGGGCCCCAAACTGGCCCAGCGCATCATGGAACATCGGCCTTACCAGAGCCTGAAAGATCTGGATCAGGTCAAGGGCATCGGGGAAAAAATGCTGTCTGTGCTGGCACCGCTTGTGGTGTTTTGA